In Longimicrobium sp., the sequence GAGGCCTCGGCGAGCACCGCCACCGATGGCCCGGGGACCGCGGAGCGCGGCACGGCGGGGGTGTCGAGGTTGGCCTCGTGCAGCCACCCGGCCAGCTTCTCCAAGCCCTCCTGCCAGCTCGTCTCCGCGCGCCACCCCAGCACCGCCTCGGCGTGGCGGGTGTCGGAGACGTAGACCTTCTGGTCGCCCGGGCGCCAGTCGGCGTAGGTCACGGGCACGCTCGCGCCGGTGATCTCGCGCAGGCGGTCGATGACCCCCGTCACCGACACCGCGTTGCGATGCCCGCCGCCCACGTTGAACACCTCGCCCGCCACCGTGTCGATCCGGTCGGTCGCCAGCCGCATGGCGCGCACGAGGTCGTCGATCCACAGGATGTCGCGCACCTGGCAGCCGTCGCCGTAGATGGTCAGCGGCTCGCCGCGCAGCAGGGCGCGGCCGAAGTGTGCCACCCACCCCTGGTCCTCGGTGCCGAACTGCCGCGTCCCGTAGATGCAGCTCATGCGGAAGACCACCGTGGGCAGCCCGTAGATGCGGGCGTAGTCGTGCACGTACTGGTCGGCCGCGCCCTTGCTGCACCCGTAGGGCGAGTGGAAGTCCAGCCGCGCGTCCTCGCCGATCCCCCGGCGCCCGTCGCCGTACACGTAGCGGTCGCCGTCCAGCGCCACCGGCACCTCCTCCATCTCGCCGTAGACCTTGTTGGTCGAGGTGAAGAGGACCGACGGGGGGTTCAGCATCGCCCGCGCGGCCTCGAGCACGTTGAAGGTGCCCAGGATGTTCGTCTCCAGGTCCGTGGCCGGGTCGGTGAGCGAGGTCGTGACCGCGACCTGCGCCGCCAGGTGGAACACGTGCCTGCTCTCGCGCACCAGCGGGCCGATGCGGGCGCCGTCGCGCACGTCCACCGTCTCGATGCGCACCCGCTCGCCGTGGCGCCGCTTCAGCCAGGCGGCGTTCATGCGCACCCCCTCGCGGCTGAAGTTGTCGGCCACGATCACCCTGTGGCCGTCGCGCAGCAGCGCGTCGGCCAGGTTGGAGCCGACGAACCCGGCGCCCCCGGTCACCAGCACGTAATCGCGCTTGCCCATCATCGTCGTCCCCTCCCTCACAGCGTCAGTCCGCGTGCGGCAAGCTCGGCGGCGTGCGCCTCGACCGTGCTCTCGGGCCGCTCCTGTTCGCGCAGCCACCCCACCAGCTCCTCCATCCCCTCCCGGAACGACACCCGCG encodes:
- a CDS encoding GDP-mannose 4,6-dehydratase encodes the protein MMGKRDYVLVTGGAGFVGSNLADALLRDGHRVIVADNFSREGVRMNAAWLKRRHGERVRIETVDVRDGARIGPLVRESRHVFHLAAQVAVTTSLTDPATDLETNILGTFNVLEAARAMLNPPSVLFTSTNKVYGEMEEVPVALDGDRYVYGDGRRGIGEDARLDFHSPYGCSKGAADQYVHDYARIYGLPTVVFRMSCIYGTRQFGTEDQGWVAHFGRALLRGEPLTIYGDGCQVRDILWIDDLVRAMRLATDRIDTVAGEVFNVGGGHRNAVSVTGVIDRLREITGASVPVTYADWRPGDQKVYVSDTRHAEAVLGWRAETSWQEGLEKLAGWLHEANLDTPAVPRSAVPGPSVAVLAEASAGD